Proteins encoded within one genomic window of Hahella chejuensis KCTC 2396:
- a CDS encoding DNA helicase, producing MKLTAPVHVLKGKAKALKRSQSLTMTEALDQIARAEGFSSWSLLQPKVKAFTPKTTEELLDYLHPGDLLLIGARPGLGKTTMALQLLLQAIKQGRQCFFFSLEYSKKALIEKLTALDQQFELNQPLLALDISDEISADYIINQTKERVTEGSLIAVDYLQLLDQNRNKPPLQQQIEDLKSYARAKKCILVFISQIDRRFDEGERAIPTIKDVRLPNPLDMNLFNKSVFVKSGQIYI from the coding sequence ATGAAACTTACCGCTCCCGTACATGTTCTTAAAGGCAAAGCTAAAGCCCTGAAACGTTCTCAGTCCCTCACCATGACTGAAGCCTTGGATCAAATAGCCAGGGCTGAGGGCTTTAGCTCCTGGAGTCTCTTGCAACCTAAAGTGAAAGCTTTCACTCCCAAAACAACAGAAGAGCTTTTAGATTACCTGCATCCTGGCGACTTGTTATTGATTGGCGCCAGGCCGGGCCTGGGTAAAACAACGATGGCTCTGCAGCTTTTATTACAGGCAATCAAACAGGGACGACAATGCTTCTTTTTTTCTTTGGAATATTCAAAAAAAGCGCTCATTGAAAAACTCACCGCGCTTGACCAGCAATTCGAGCTGAACCAGCCTCTGTTAGCGCTGGATATATCTGACGAGATATCTGCGGACTATATAATAAATCAGACAAAAGAAAGGGTTACCGAAGGGTCGTTAATCGCCGTAGATTACCTGCAACTGCTTGACCAAAACCGCAACAAGCCCCCTCTTCAGCAGCAGATCGAAGATCTGAAAAGCTACGCCAGAGCCAAAAAGTGCATCCTGGTTTTCATCTCGCAAATAGACAGACGCTTTGATGAAGGTGAGCGGGCGATACCGACGATCAAGGATGTCAGGCTGCCCAACCCTTTGGATATGAACCTATTCAATAAATCCGTATTTGTGAAAAGCGGTCAGATATATATCTAA
- the rimJ gene encoding ribosomal protein S5-alanine N-acetyltransferase — protein MLPELQLFPSAGLLTERLSLRLASPIYAQNVLDYYTSNKAHLTPWEPARDDDFYTFSGQLRRLTDMAQVMEQGYAVNLLMFRQQSDDVIGICNFSNIVRGAFQACHLGFAIAGQEQGKGLMQEALTAGIYFMFHHYGLHRIMANYRPENHRSGKLLESLGFEVEGKARSYLKINGEWTDHVLTSLINEAMT, from the coding sequence ATGCTTCCAGAATTACAGCTATTTCCCAGCGCAGGCTTGCTGACAGAACGCCTTTCCCTACGCTTGGCTTCTCCTATTTACGCTCAAAACGTGCTTGATTACTACACAAGCAACAAGGCCCATTTAACGCCCTGGGAGCCCGCCCGGGATGACGATTTCTATACTTTCTCTGGCCAATTACGCCGCCTGACGGACATGGCTCAGGTCATGGAGCAAGGCTACGCGGTGAACTTATTGATGTTCCGCCAACAGTCTGACGACGTTATCGGCATCTGCAACTTCTCCAACATCGTGCGCGGCGCCTTCCAGGCCTGCCACCTGGGCTTCGCCATTGCAGGACAAGAACAAGGCAAAGGCTTAATGCAGGAGGCCCTGACAGCGGGGATCTACTTCATGTTTCACCACTACGGCCTCCACCGCATCATGGCCAACTATCGCCCGGAAAATCACCGCAGCGGCAAATTATTAGAATCCCTGGGTTTTGAGGTGGAAGGAAAAGCCCGGTCCTATCTGAAGATAAACGGCGAATGGACGGATCATGTTTTGACGTCGTTGATTAATGAGGCGATGACGTAG
- a CDS encoding type I methionyl aminopeptidase, translating to MINKLLSRFRARQPKVNDRSFDVVERYASANRDAYQQIQNVSEESIIAESRRVAPIVSDILRSVKELLKRERVTGKDIQSYILERLDELQLYPAMAGYGGFPAAIGVSVNSQLIHHPPTDEVITDGSVVTIELGASSTSAYASQTWTFVKGDASKQRLNICNAALDALSCGIEKVWSSNRVGDISFAIQSAVENAGCHVVREYCGYGMGKNRIQDPQILCFGRPDTGPKVQVGRILNIHVMATEKRAKIEHSSDGWGVSSAQGGLCVGYSAMVLVTENGHEILSDINM from the coding sequence GTGATTAATAAACTCCTGTCCCGTTTTAGGGCCCGTCAGCCGAAAGTTAATGATAGGTCTTTTGATGTCGTTGAGAGGTACGCCTCCGCTAACAGAGATGCATATCAGCAGATCCAGAACGTTAGCGAAGAGAGCATTATTGCTGAATCCAGGAGAGTAGCTCCAATAGTTTCAGACATACTTCGGTCTGTTAAAGAGCTGTTGAAAAGGGAGCGAGTGACGGGAAAGGATATTCAGTCCTATATCTTGGAGCGCCTTGATGAGTTGCAACTCTATCCCGCGATGGCTGGATATGGAGGCTTTCCGGCAGCCATCGGCGTTTCGGTTAACAGCCAACTTATTCACCACCCACCCACGGATGAAGTCATTACAGATGGATCGGTGGTAACGATTGAGCTGGGCGCCTCCTCCACGTCCGCCTATGCTTCTCAGACTTGGACCTTTGTTAAAGGCGATGCGTCAAAGCAGCGCCTGAATATATGCAATGCGGCGCTGGATGCATTGTCCTGCGGTATTGAGAAAGTATGGTCTTCTAATAGAGTGGGGGATATCTCATTTGCGATTCAATCTGCGGTTGAGAACGCTGGATGCCATGTCGTTAGGGAGTATTGTGGATACGGAATGGGAAAAAACAGGATTCAAGACCCTCAAATCCTATGCTTCGGTCGGCCCGATACCGGTCCAAAAGTCCAAGTTGGGCGGATTCTGAATATTCATGTCATGGCCACCGAGAAGAGGGCAAAGATTGAGCATTCAAGTGACGGCTGGGGAGTGAGTAGCGCGCAGGGTGGATTATGTGTGGGGTATAGCGCTATGGTGCTGGTTACAGAGAATGGGCATGAAATCCTGAGTGACATAAACATGTAG
- a CDS encoding helix-turn-helix domain-containing protein, with amino-acid sequence MITWKHQPEDAFVSRYIECYWFLRKDQDDIAHDSPKLNPCPEAHLIIAPPEQPYTYGLCERELSGKGTHLKLPNTSSMTLHQAEPFAILGVKFKPGALYSIANGLAAIDDVISPPGFLAEMPDLLREDVLKNAADNAVTVGRNLDAWFKAHSDCIREDRHSRLARDALALLATTKASELETGLYRSLRAVQRAFVRVTGLTPKQYQIMVRLDELLLYLYQQNTESMSWADVAAIFGFTDQPHLIRYFKKLIGDTPHAYRQAKNLTIDAYGDFD; translated from the coding sequence ATGATAACTTGGAAACACCAGCCAGAGGATGCGTTCGTATCCCGTTACATAGAGTGTTATTGGTTTCTTCGCAAAGACCAGGACGATATCGCTCATGACAGCCCCAAACTGAATCCCTGTCCAGAAGCCCATTTAATTATTGCCCCGCCAGAGCAGCCCTATACGTACGGGCTTTGCGAGCGGGAGCTTTCCGGAAAAGGGACGCATCTGAAGCTTCCCAACACCAGCAGTATGACTTTGCATCAGGCGGAGCCGTTCGCCATCCTGGGGGTTAAATTCAAGCCGGGCGCGCTCTATTCAATCGCCAATGGTCTCGCCGCTATTGATGACGTCATCTCTCCGCCGGGTTTTCTGGCTGAAATGCCTGATCTGCTGAGAGAGGATGTTCTCAAAAACGCCGCCGACAACGCTGTAACCGTAGGCCGGAACTTAGATGCATGGTTCAAGGCGCATTCGGACTGCATCAGGGAAGATCGGCATAGCCGGCTTGCGCGAGATGCTCTGGCGCTGCTTGCAACCACGAAAGCGTCTGAACTTGAGACAGGGCTGTATCGTTCTTTGCGGGCGGTGCAGCGCGCCTTTGTGCGGGTGACGGGACTGACGCCGAAACAATATCAGATCATGGTGCGACTGGATGAGCTACTGTTGTATCTATACCAGCAAAATACCGAATCCATGAGCTGGGCGGATGTGGCCGCCATTTTTGGCTTTACTGATCAGCCTCATCTGATCCGATACTTCAAGAAACTGATTGGCGATACGCCTCACGCGTACCGGCAAGCCAAAAATTTAACCATAGATGCTTATGGCGACTTCGATTAA